CTATTTATCCGATTTCTTAAATTAGAAATGGGACATCACACCCTTTGCATTGCAAGGATGACAAGTGTCCTGATTTCCAAATGAAGCCATCAAAAGTAACacttaaataaaagataaattgctttttattaaaaatagcatttagaAAGACAtggtattgaagaaaaaattatcacctacatattaaaatgatatagttttttttttttttttttttaatttcattaaaatattaaaggtGATAGCACATCTTTCACAATTTGttagagtgagttataattgattaaatatcatttttaaacAGGTCCTACTAATagcacttttatttttatcataggAAAACATTGAAATTACTACAATTTTTAGCACAAAACActtacaaattgattgataatgaATGTGAATGGTGCTAATTCAAcatgataaataattttttttgtaaatgacgACATTGGGATCACAAGTTCACAACATATCATCTCagcaacttaaaaaaaagaaaaaaaaaagtatcaccTCAAAGTTGTCAAATTTTGCTTTCTTAACAAGacttattgatttatatgagGTCATAAAGGATAAAGCAGTATAAATaacacatttttcttatttttaaacgTGGTATCCAAGATTTTTTTAGTCAAACTATTTATCTCCCTAACTATGAGATAccccttttgttgtttttggaggaaagtttataaaatatctTGAAAATCCTATGAACTAATAATTGAAGGATgaaacatataaaatttttggatttacaATATGTCTTTTACATTAGAAAAATGTATAATGCATATCATTTAATGCACATAGTATACACACATTCCAAAAAAAGTTTCAACttggactctttttttttgaaaaccgTGTGTATCATATGCATAAATATGTGTGTAATAAATACTACCCTACAAATTATTGAGCCCATCACCCAAGTTTTCCcaaaatatgatataaaaaaaacacatgtatcaaaagttaGGAAACGAATAAGGGTACACACCTAATAAAGTTGAAAGTGAGGGGTATTTGTGGGTGACCAAATCCACAAGACTATAACGTAAGACCAACCATGGTTGCAATCCAACTGTAACACTCGcactcgctctctctctctctctctcattcatatatatctttctttttttgactttCTACGATTTTATCTAATCTAAGAGCTTCCTTTGTTGAACGAACAATTTATCAAATTAACAAATGTACAAACAAACACCATTCCAAACGGAAcctacaaaatatataaatagtattatttttttcacactttttattttttttttcaagtcagtTTCGAACCCATAAAAGCTCCTCACAAATCTCACCAGTTTCGAACCTAACATCATACACTAAAcgttctttctctcttcttttcttttttttctctgatgGAGTATTTCGTttctgtactttttttttttttttctgttggtAAGTTTGTTCACATTGGTTTCTTTGCTTTTTGGCTCTTGGAAATGTAAAAGATGAGAACTTGGGTTTTCTTCTGTCTGTGAGATTGcagagttttcttttttaatcttttcttggGTTTCTTGCCAACCAAACATAACTTGCATTGCTTAtctggattttttcttttgttgggtATGGTTTTTCTTTGCAGAAAAATAGATCTTTACTGTTACACACCGCTTAACTAGAAGCTCTATTGTTGGATCAGCTTGGTTTCTATTCtggtaatctctctctctctctctctccacgtGGGATTGTTGCCTTGTTggcatttcaattttttgctgaaacttcTCATGGTTCTATGGTTTCATAATGCCAATTCTGCTAGCTTTTGTTTGGTTAcataattctctctctttctttttgttcttttggttCTATGGATGTTATTtctgtatgtttatgtatgtatgtatggaTGGATGGATGGATATGTCTTTAAAGAAAGGTCAAGGGGCATGAGAGTTATTCTCTAGCACAGTGGATAAGGATGAAGGGTCAAGAAAAATGGagtcttgaagaaaaataatatcgggataattttatcaatgaaatatttttctGCTCAAATATACAAATTGCATGTGAATATTTTGGAATACAAAATCTGGTTAGAGCAATggtttttgagttttattatactatttctagtaaaaaatttccattACTGTTGAAGATAAGGATGAACCAATGTATGGCCAAGAAGCTATTATTTATTACATTAATTGAAGATTATTCCGCTTTGTCCATTATTAGTAACCAGATAAGCTGATTTAGTGATGaatcaataataatttcaaGGAGCTAAAGACAAATGGTGACCTCCTAAAATCTGTTAAAATAAACCTATCCATAGgaaaaatttcttatatatatgaATGTAAGTAAGAACTTCATCATTATCCAAATCTAATTTATTAGCCACTTATGTCAAATCTGATTTGTTAAATTGAACATATCCCTATTCCATTATTAGAAGATCAGATAAGGTGATTTAATAACGGTCTTGGTGGAAGCAAAGGGATGTGTATCTATTAAGTAGTACATTGATACaatatactttaattttttattttatattaaaaaaatcaattcaagaATATTCTTTTCCATTCTACAAGCTTCATAAATTTTGTTTCATAGAATATTCCTTTCCATTCCGCTGGCTTCATAAAACTTGTCCTGATCTTCTAGTAATTGTATTCATACGTTTTAACAAGTAGGTCAGAATTATTATAAAGGACTTTTTGGTAAGTATATACAATGactatattcatatatatatatatatatatatttttgttgataagTATATACAATGACTATATTCATATAAACCAATGAAACATAGTCCTTCCCTTGTTACCTGTATAATTGTATATACATGTTTTTGTCTGTTTCTCTATCTACATTTTCTTCCCTTTGTTGTTAGTTAAACCTTGCATGATATAAATTGAGTTCACATGAATAGTCACCTCTTGGATGGGTCTCTGCAAAGAAGTCACCTCTAGATGGTCTTTGAGCATTCAGATATTTGAAATTATGTCAGAACATTTAGCTCTTTGTTGTTTTCTGCTAATTGTGGATACATGAATGCAGCTCTTTTCTCTATAGGATATGATGGAAATTAAGATAtgacttgaaaattttaatcattgtaaatttcaatattatttaaGCTGTGGCTGTAGTATCCctcttgacatttttttatctGCTTATTCATGTTCATTCTGTAACTACacattttgtcttttatttttcctgtcTTTATTCCCATTTTAACATGTGCACCTCATGTATGCAATGGTTATCTTAAGAAACAAGGTAGGCTGTATAACTGCGTCATTTCAGCATATGAAAGCATAAGATCATATAGCTCTTTTTGACAACCTTGATCTGCAATTAAGCATCGAAGGATATTTCATGTATAATTGAAAATGGTGTTAGATTTGTATGGAatagaaattgtttataaaaaataatttgatatctgaGGGTATTGTAGGCAAGATCAATTGTGCCTTTCTATGGTGTCTATACTTCAGAAAGAATTCAAGGCTCTGCCTTtgggtttcttttatttatccTGAttgtcttttctcttttctgcTTAGTTTGATGCAGGTTTGTTTGCTTGTAAATAGCAGCTAGGCATGTCTTTCTTCTATCCTCACTATGGTTTgggacctttttttttcaattgcttCATAGGTTGAAGCAGGCATAAGCTCCCTGTCTCAGAGGCACCTCCATTTTTAATAACTACATATATAGCTGATAAAATACATTCTAAGCGCACTTACATTTGATGTTCCTAGTTGGGGATGTGCCAGACTTAGAGCTCTAATCATCGCGGTAGGGaacatatttgaaaattgttattcATCCTATAGTAGAATCATGtgaaattttcttctttagtGAGTTTGACTGTTTGAATGACTTTTGCTGGTGGAGAAACATTCACAGAAAGCAGTATATAGCATTtctaataggaaaaaaaatcccgATACATAGATTTCAACCAGTAGTTGATAAGAAATGAAAGATTTATTGCTCCATCGTAATTATTGAATGGTGGATTTTTACGGAAGCTTATTTTATTGCATAGTTCCATGCTGGGCATTGTCCTTTATAGGGTGGTTATAACGGTCTTTTGCTGCCTTCCTGCAGGTATTTGGTTTTCTTTAATTTGGATTAATCCATTGCGATATTTTTGGCGGGAAGGGCATCTTCCCTTCATTGTTCtgcatttgaaaatttaaataacagaTATATGAACACCGACAGGCAATCATGGTGTCAAGGTCTTCTCGCATAAGTTTGCTGGAATTGTCATCTGCGGATATGCTGAGTTTCCCTCAAACTCCTAGACCACTTCCACGGGTGTTGACTGCTCCTGGAATGATTCCAGATGTAGATAGTAGTGGAGATTTAGATGTTCTTTCCCCTAAAACCcgtcaaaaaataataatagtggcAAATTTTCTCCCTCTTCATGCTCAAAAGGATCCAGAATCTGGCAGATGGTGCTTTAGTTTTGATGAGGATGCACTTTATTTACAGCTTAAGGATGGTTTCTCATCTAACAGTGATGTTGTATATGTGGGATCTTTGAAGGTTGATGTAGATGCAAGTGAGCAAGAAGAAGTTTCCCAGAAACTGCTGGAGGATTTTAATTGTGTGCCCACATTCCTTCCTCCTGACCTTCAAAAGAAATTCTATCATGGATTCTGTAAACAATATTTGTGGACCCTTTTTCACTACATGCTGCCTATTTGCCCAGACCATGGCAATGGCTTTGACCGGATGCTTTGGCAGGCATATGTTTCTGCTAATAAAATATTTGCAGACAAGGTTCTGGAGGTGATCAATCCGGAATATGATTTTGTATGGGTTCATGACTATCACCTCATGGTTCTCCCTACATTTTTGAGAAAGGCTTTCAATCGAGTCAAGCTTGGCTTCTTCCTCCATAGCCCATTTCCCTCATCAGAAATCTACAGGACTCTGCCAGTCAGGGAAGAAATCATGAAAGCATTGCTTAATGCTGATTTGATTGGTTTTCATACATACGATTATGCTCGCCACTTTCTATCTTGTTGCAGTAGACTGATGGGCTTGGTGTTTGAATCTAAGCGGGGCCACATTGGAATTGAATATTTTGGACGCACTGtgtatatcaaaattttggcTGTGGGGATTCATATGGGTCAACTTGAATCTGCATTGAATCACCCATCTTCTTCCATGAAGGCCAAAGAGATCCAGAAACAATTCAAGGGGAAAAAACTAATTCTTGGTGCCGATGACATGGACATATTCAAAGGCATCAGTCTAAAATTATTAGCCATGGAACAGCTTTTGCAGCAGCATGAAGAGTTACGGGGCAAACTTGTCATGGTGCAAATTATAAATCCTGCAAGGAGCACAGGGAAAGATGTCCAAGAAGCAAAAAGGGAGACATATATGACTACCAGAAGGATAAATGAGGATTTTGGTTTTCCAGGCTATGAACCGGTTATTCTAATTGACCGTAAGGTCCCTACCTATGAGAAGACTGCCTATTATGCTTTGGCAGAATGTTGCATCGTAAATGCTGTGAGGGATGGTATGAATCTAGTCCCATACAAGTATACTGTTTGTAGGCAAGGGACTCCAAAAATGGATGATGCTCTGGGAATTGCCTCTGCTTCTTGTCGTGCTAGTATGCTTGTTGTTTCAGAGTTCATAGGATGCTCACCATCGCTAAGTGGGGCAATTAAGGTGAACCCATGGGATACTGGTGCTGTAGCCAATGCACTGTATTCGGCAATCATGATGCCTGATTTAGAGAAGCAGTTGCGGCACGAGAAACACTTTCGCTATATTAGCACTCATGATGTGGCTTATTGGTCCCGTGCTTTTGTGCAAGATTTGGATCGAGCATGCAAAGATCACTACAGAAAACGTTGTTGGGGCCTTGGATTTGGTCTGGGTTTTAGAGTTTTATCCCTCTCCCCAAGTTTCCGGAAGCTTTCTATTGATCACATAGTCTCTGCATATAGGAGGACGAATAGAAGAGCAATATTTTTGGATTATGATGGTACAGTAGTGCCCCAAGCTTCAATTGTTAAAACCCCATCCCCTGAAGTTATTTCTGTTCTGAACAACCTGTGTGATGACCCTAAGAACACAGTGTTCATAGTTAGTGGTAGAGGGAAAGACTCACTTAATGAATGGTTTGCTCAATGTGAGAATCTTGGTCTTGCGGCTGAGCATGGATACTTCATAAGGTAtgttatattttcataaatatgGGTGCTAATCTGTAGTTTTCGTTTCTAATACATTTTCCTACATGAAATAGGAGTTCCATTTAATAAAGGTGATTTTCAAGTGCATTGAATGTGCTGTCCCTTTATCAATATGATGTTTTTCAGATAATTAGCAACAAGTATTAATTTCATATTTACTATGATTCAAATTCTAGGTGGAGTAGGACATCAAATTGGGAAACAAATCCCATAGGCACAGATTTTGATTGGAAAAGGATTGCAGAACCTGTAATGAGATCGTACACGGAGACAACTGATGGCTCCAATATAGAGGCCAAGGAGAGTGCCTTGGTGTGGCACCATCAAGATGCTGATCCTGACTTTGGGACTTGCCAGGCCAAGGAGCTTTTGGACCATCTTGAAAATGTACTAGCAAATGAGCCTGTAGTTGTTAAGAGGGGCCAACATATTGTTGAAGTAAAGCCACAGGTATgcatgttttctctctctcttctgtgtCCCTGTTCTTGGTTGGTTTTTGGAGTGTCTAACATTGGCATCCACATTGCAGGGAGTTACTAAAGGGCTAGTTGCAGAGAAAGTTCTCTCTGCCATGATTAGTAATGGGAAACAACCTGATTTTGTGATGTGCATTGGGGATGATAGATCTGATGAGGACATGTTTGAAAGCATATCAAGCATAGCTAATGAATCATGTCTCCCTGCAGCACCAGAGATCTTTGCATGTACGGTTGGCCAAAAACCAAGCAAAGCTAGGTACTATCTTGATGAT
The Quercus lobata isolate SW786 chromosome 10, ValleyOak3.0 Primary Assembly, whole genome shotgun sequence DNA segment above includes these coding regions:
- the LOC115963826 gene encoding probable alpha,alpha-trehalose-phosphate synthase [UDP-forming] 9 produces the protein MVSRSSRISLLELSSADMLSFPQTPRPLPRVLTAPGMIPDVDSSGDLDVLSPKTRQKIIIVANFLPLHAQKDPESGRWCFSFDEDALYLQLKDGFSSNSDVVYVGSLKVDVDASEQEEVSQKLLEDFNCVPTFLPPDLQKKFYHGFCKQYLWTLFHYMLPICPDHGNGFDRMLWQAYVSANKIFADKVLEVINPEYDFVWVHDYHLMVLPTFLRKAFNRVKLGFFLHSPFPSSEIYRTLPVREEIMKALLNADLIGFHTYDYARHFLSCCSRLMGLVFESKRGHIGIEYFGRTVYIKILAVGIHMGQLESALNHPSSSMKAKEIQKQFKGKKLILGADDMDIFKGISLKLLAMEQLLQQHEELRGKLVMVQIINPARSTGKDVQEAKRETYMTTRRINEDFGFPGYEPVILIDRKVPTYEKTAYYALAECCIVNAVRDGMNLVPYKYTVCRQGTPKMDDALGIASASCRASMLVVSEFIGCSPSLSGAIKVNPWDTGAVANALYSAIMMPDLEKQLRHEKHFRYISTHDVAYWSRAFVQDLDRACKDHYRKRCWGLGFGLGFRVLSLSPSFRKLSIDHIVSAYRRTNRRAIFLDYDGTVVPQASIVKTPSPEVISVLNNLCDDPKNTVFIVSGRGKDSLNEWFAQCENLGLAAEHGYFIRWSRTSNWETNPIGTDFDWKRIAEPVMRSYTETTDGSNIEAKESALVWHHQDADPDFGTCQAKELLDHLENVLANEPVVVKRGQHIVEVKPQGVTKGLVAEKVLSAMISNGKQPDFVMCIGDDRSDEDMFESISSIANESCLPAAPEIFACTVGQKPSKARYYLDDTVDVVKLLQGLATASVIKPRCSSEIQVSFQDTA